One region of Citrus sinensis cultivar Valencia sweet orange chromosome 6, DVS_A1.0, whole genome shotgun sequence genomic DNA includes:
- the LOC127898654 gene encoding probable LRR receptor-like serine/threonine-protein kinase At3g47570, which produces MKPSKIPHVAFLIFFHFIFLNYFHFPSSHCANLGSETDKFALLAFKSKVVDDPFGALSTWNDSVDFCQWHGVTCSLRHRRVVALDLRAQNLTGTISPFIANLTFLRLINLQQNKFYGKIPPETGRLFRLRSIRFSLNMLQGEIPANITHCSELRILDLVTNKLEGNIPSELGNLFKLVGLGLTGNNYTGSIPQSLSNLSFLQQLSLSENRLSGNIPSELGLLKQLNMFQVSANSLTGSIPIQLFNISSMDYFAVTENKLVGEIPHYVGFTLPNIRVLLLGSNRFTGEIPPSISNASKLEKLDFSDNLMAGSIPEDLGKLKNLIRLNFARNNLGTGKGNDLRFLDSLVNCTFLEVVSLSRNSLSGVLPNSIANFSSHLIYLYMSANRISGTIPTGVGNLKNLILIAMEVNLLTGSIPTSVGYLLKLQVLSLFGNKISGEIPSSLGNLIFLTEVDLQGNSIRGSIPSALGNCLQLQKLDLSDNNLSGTIPREVIGLSSFVLLDLSRNHLSGPIPLEVGRLKGIQQLDLSENKLSGEIPSSLASCVGLEYLNFSDNSFQGPIHSGFSSLKGLQDLDLSRNNFSGKIPMFLNTFRFLQKLNLSFNNLEGEVPSEGVFKNVRAVSIIGNNKLCGGSPELHLHSCRSRGSRKLWQHSTFKIVISAVLLPCLLSTCFIVFVFYQRRKRRRRSKALVNSSIEDKYLKISYAELLKATEGFSSANLIGIGGYGYVYKGILGTEETNVAVKVLDLQQRGASKSFIAECEALRSIRHRNLVKIITSCSSIDTRGNEFKALVYEFMPNGSLENWLNQKEDEQNQRPKLNLMQRLSIAIDVANVLEYLHHHCHTSIVHCDLKPSNVLLDNEMVAHVGDFGLSRLLHDNSPDQTSTSRVRGSIGYVAPEYGALGEVSTHGDVYSFGILLLEMFTGKRPTDEMFEEGLSLHKYAKMGLPDQVAEIIDPAILEEALEIQAEIVTELQPNLRAKFHEIQVSILRVGILCSEELPRDRMKIQDAIMELQEAQKMRQAIKL; this is translated from the exons ATGAAGCCTTCTAAAATTCCCCATGTAgcattcttaattttcttccatttcatttttctaaattactttcatttccCTTCTTCCCATTGTGCTAATCTTGGAAGTGAAACTGATAAATTTGCTTTGCTTGCTTTCAAAAGCAAGGTTGTTGATGATCCCTTTGGAGCCTTGAGTACATGGAATGATTCTGTTGACTTTTGCCAGTGGCATGGTGTCACTTGTAGCCTTCGACATCGAAGAGTCGTTGCTCTGGATCTCCGGGCCCAAAATTTGACAGGTACAATCTCTCCTTTTATAGCCAACTTGACATTCCTTAGACTTATCAAccttcaacaaaataaattctatgGTAAAATCCCACCTGAAACTGGTCGCTTGTTTCGGCTACGATCCATCAGATTCAGTCTTAATATGTTGCAAGGAGAGATTCCTGCAAATATTACTCATTGTTCAGAACTCAGGATTCTTGACTTAGTCACGAACAAGCTTGAAGGGAACATTCCTTCTGAATTGGGCAATTTGTTCAAGTTAGTAGGACTTGGACTTACTGGTAACAATTATACTGGGTCTATTCCTCAGTCACTTTCAAACCTCTCGTTTCTTCAACAGCTTTCTCTTTCAGAAAATCGCCTCAGTGGCAACATTCCTAGTGAGCTTGGCCTATTGAAGCAGCTAAACATGTTCCAAGTCTCTGCAAATTCCTTAACAGGTTCGATTCCCATCCAGCTATTTAATATCTCTTCAATGGATTACTTTGCTGTGACAGAAAACAAACTTGTCGGCGAAATTCCTCATTACGTTGGCTTCACACTTCCTAATATACGCGTTCTTCTATTGGGGAGTAACAGGTTTACGGGGGAAATACCTCCTTCAATTTCTAATGCAAGTAAGCTGGAAAAACTAGATTTTTCGGATAACTTAATGGCAGGTTCTATACCAGAAGATTTGGGAAAATTGAAGAATCTGATTAGGCTCaattttgcaagaaataacCTTGGAACTGGAAAGGGTAATGACCTTAGATTTCTAGATTCTTTGGTGAATTGTACCTTCTTAGAAGTAGTCAGCCTAAGCAGGAATAGTCTAAGTGGGGTATTGCCTAATTCCATTGCTAATTTCTCATCCCACCTTATCTATTTATACATGTCAGCAAATAGGATTTCTGGCACCATTCCAACAGGAGTTGGGAActtgaaaaatttgatcttaatAGCCATGGAGGTGAATCTTCTTACAGGAAGCATTCCTACTTCTGTTGGATATCTTCTGAAATTACAAGTATTGTCCTTGTTTGGAAACAAAATTTCTGGAGAAATTCCTTCATCACTAgggaatttaattttcctgACAGAAGTCGATTTACAGGGAAATTCCATACGAGGAAGCATACCTTCAGCTCTTGGAAATTGTTTGCAGCTGCAGAAATTAGATCTCTCAGATAACAATCTTTCTGGGACTATACCCCGTGAAGTTATTGGTCTATCTTCATTTGTGTTGTTAGACTTGTCCCGCAATCATTTAAGTGGTCCTATACCTTTGGAAGTAGGCCGCCTGAAAGGTATTCAGCAGCTAGACTTATCGGAGAATAAGTTATCAGGTGAAATTCCAAGCTCACTTGCAAGTTGTGTTGGCCTGGAGTATCTGAACTTCAGTGATAATTCCTTTCAAGGGCCTATACATTCTGGTTTTAGTTCTTTAAAAGGTCTTCAAGACCTTGATCTTTCGCGGAACAACTTTTCCGGCAAAATCCCCATGTTTCTGAATACATTTCGCTTTCTGCAAAAGTTGAATCTGTCCTTCAACAATCTAGAGGGAGAGGTACCAAGTGAAGGTGTATTTAAGAATGTAAGAGCAGTTTCAATCATAGGAAACAATAAACTCTGTGGTGGAAGCCCAGAATTGCATTTGCATAGTTGCCGATCCAGGGGCTCGAGGAAATTGTGGCAACATTCCACTTTCAAGATAGTCATCTCGGCAGTTCTCTTGCCTTGTTTGCTCTCAACATGTTTCAtagtatttgtattttatcagcggaggaaaagaagaagaagaagcaaggCTTTAGTTAATTCTTCAATAGAGGATAAGTATTTGAAGATTTCTTACGCAGAGCTCCTAAAAGCAACAGAAGGATTCTCCTCTGCCAATTTGATAGGTATTGGGGGCTATGGTTACGTGTATAAAGGCATCCTTGGTactgaagaaacaaatgttGCGGTGAAGGTGCTAGATCTTCAACAGAGGGGAGCTTCAAAAAGTTTCATAGCTGAATGTGAAGCCTTGAGGAGCATCCGGCATCGTAATCTTGTCAAAATAATTACTTCTTGTTCCAGTATAGATACCAGAGGCAATGAGTTCAAGGCTTTAGTTTACGAGTTCATGCCTAATGGGAGTCTAGAGAATTGGTTAAATCAAAAGGAAGACGAGCAAAATCAAAGGCCAAAGCTGAATTTGATGCAAAGGCTGAGCATAGCCATTGATGTGGCTAATGTATTGGAGTATCTTCATCACCATTGCCACACAAGCATTGTTCATTGTGATCTTAAGCCAAGCAATGTGTTACTTGACAATGAAATGGTTGCTCATGTCGGTGATTTTGGGTTATCAAGGCTCCTACATGACAACTCTCCGGATCAAACTAGCACAAGCAGAGTAAGAGGATCTATTGGTTATGTTGCTCCAG AATATGGAGCATTGGGTGAGGTTTCAACACATGGAGATGTGTACAGTTTTGGCATCCTACTGCTGGAAATGTTCACCGGAAAGAGACCTACCGATGAAATGTTTGAAGAAGGCCTTAGTCTTCACAAGTATGCAAAGATGGGTCTTCCAGATCAAGTAGCTGAAATTATCGACCCGGCAATTCTTGAAGAAGCACTTGAAATTCAAGCTGAAATTGTCACGGAATTGCAACCAAACTTGAGAGCTAAATTTCATGAGATTCAAGTGTCAATACTGAGGGTTGGAATCCTGTGCTCAGAAGAATTGCCGCGTGATAGAATGAAGATCCAAGATGCCATCATGGAACTGCAAGAAGCCCAAAAAATGAGACAAGCAATCAAATTATAA
- the LOC102613182 gene encoding putative receptor-like protein kinase At3g47110 — MEYQFLNSKWFWLNFLEFIHVLWMTPGLKSAIIEVDDKLALIDFKSHITQDPLQIMSSWNDSIHFCNWVGVTCSPSNERVTALKLESKQLVGSIPPSVGNLTCLKVINLQENNFHGQIPDEIGRLQQLQDLNLTYNYLSGSIPSNLSHCRELRVFDTSANGLIGQIPDQLSSLEKLEIIRLGRNNLTGNIPAWIGNFSSLHVLWLALNDFHGNIPIELGQLSGLGIFQLYGNFLSGMIPSSIYNISSIHYISVTQNQLHGPLPSDVGLTLPNLEIFAGGVNYFTGSIPISLSNASKLQILDFSDNGLTGTIPENFGSLNSLVRLNFEINKLGSGKIGDLKFLSFLANCTSLEVLGLAQNRFGGELPSSIANLSTHLRILTMGDNLFYGNIPVGIGNLVNLSLLGFEGNNLSGSFPEVIGKLNKLEGLELNANKFSGFIPSSLGNLTVLSRLLMEENRFEGSIPSSLGNCTKLQVLNLSSNNLNGTIPKEVVSLSSLSISLVMSHNSLTGSLPPEVGKLTNLVELDVSYNRLSGEIPSSLDSCISLERLYLGNNSFKGTIPVSLKSLRGLAELDLSCNNLSGKVPQFFSKLLSLRHLNLSYNELDGEISREGIFANASAISIVGNDKLCGGIQKLQLPECSRKNPRKRLSLKIVIPVTISVPIFILLLAALVIYRIVKTSRRQSAPPSNEWQSGLSYLEISNATENFSEENLIGSGSFGSVYKGTLADGETAAIKVLKLQQQGALKSFIDECNALSSIRHRNILKIVSSCSSVDYEGNDFKALVFEFMRNGNLDQWLHPSTDEYCHYKKLSLMQRLNIVIDVASALDYLHNQYDTPIAHCDLKPSNVLLDEDMIAHVGDFGLAKFLFEESNTPSKNQTMSNGLKGSVGYIPPEYINGYVSILGDIYSYGILLLEIFTGKRPTDDMFKDDLSIHKFVLMALPSHVMDVLDLSMLLEEENDHEKHEEEDLFPDIESQVAQKKLEECLVSVMRIGVMCSAASPRDRVGMKFVVNNLQAIRSKIRMREE; from the exons ATGGAGTATCAATTTTTGAACTCCAAATGGTTTTGGCTAAACTTCCTTGAGTTCATTCATGTTTTATGGATGACTCCAGGTTTAAAATCGGCAATCATTGAAGTAGATGACAAGCTTGCTTTAATTGACTTCAAGAGTCACATAACTCAAGATCCTCTGCAAATCATGAGCTCATGGAATGATTCAATACATTTCTGCAACTGGGTTGGTGTTACATGCAGTCCCTCCAATGAAAGAGTCACAGCCTTGAAGCTGGAATCAAAACAGTTAGTTGGCTCAATTCCTCCTTCTGTAGGAAACCTTACATGTCTTAAAGTAATCAACCTGCAAGAGAACAACTTTCATGGACAAATTCCTGACGAAATAGGCCGTTTACAGCAGCTGCAGGATCTCAATTTGACTTACAATTACCTTAGTGGGAGTATTCCATCAAATTTATCTCACTGTAGAGAACTTCGAGTGTTTGATACTAGTGCCAACGGTCTCATTGGCCAGATACCTGATCAGCTTAGTTCACTGGAAAAACTTGAAATCATTCGCCTTGGACGCAACAATCTTACAGGAAATATCCCAGCTTGGATAGggaatttttcttctttgcatGTTCTGTGGCTTgctctgaatgattttcatggaAACATACCAATTGAACTTGGCCAGCTTTCAGGCCTAGgaatttttcaactttatgGGAATTTTCTGTCTGGTATGATCCcttcttcaatttataatatctcATCCATACATTATATTTCTGTGACTCAAAACCAGCTGCACGGACCGCTGCCTTCAGATGTTGGCCTAACTCTTCCAAATCTGGAAATATTTGCTGGTGGCGTTAACTACTTTACAGGAAGTATTCCTATATCATTGTCTAATGCCTCCAAGCTTCAGATTCTTGACTTTTCTGATAATGGTCTCACTGGGACAATTCCTGAAAACTTTGGAAGCTTGAACAGTCTAGTTAGActtaattttgagattaacAAACTTGGAAGTGGGAAGATAGGCGACTTgaaatttctctctttcttggCTAATTGTACTAGTCTTGAAGTGTTAGGTCTTGCTCAAAATCGCTTCGGGGGAGAATTGCCTAGCTCCATTGCAAACCTTTCAACCCATTTGCGAATTCTTACaatgggagataatctcttttatGGAAACATCCCAGTTGGAATTGGAAACCTTGTTAACTTGAGCCTTTTGGGATTTGAAGGGAACAATTTAAGTGGCAGTTTCCCTGAAGTTATAGGGAAGCTCAACAAATTAGAGGGATTGGAGTTGAATGCTAACAAATTTTCAGGATTTATCCCGTCTTCCCTTGGTAACTTGACTGTATTAAGTAGGCTTTTGATGGAGGAGAATAGATTTGAAGGAAGCATCCCTTCCAGTCTTGGAAACTGCACAAAGTTACAGGTGTTGAACTTATCAAGTAATAATCTCAACGGCACCATACCCAAAGAAGTTGTCAgcctctcttctctttcaatttctttggTCATGTCTCATAATTCTTTGACTGGTTCACTCCCACCTGAAGTAGGCAAGTTGACCAATCTTGTTGAATTGGACGTGTCGTACAACAGGTTATCAGGTGAAATTCCAAGCAGCCTTGATAGTTGTATTAGTTTGGAGCGTCTGTATCTGGGGAATAACTCATTTAAAGGGACAATTCCTGTATCCTTAAAAAGTTTAAGAGGTTTAGCAGAATTAGATCTTTCATGTAATAACTTGTCTGGCAAGGTTCCCCAATTTTTCAGCAAGCTTTTATCTCTCAGGCAtctcaatctctcttacaATGAACTGGATGGAGAAATATCCAGGGAAGGGATTTTTGCAAATGCCAGTGCCATTTCCATTGTTGGGAATGATAAGCTCTGTGGTGGCATCCAAAAATTACAGTTACCTGAATGCTCCAGAAAAAATCCCAGAAAACGTCTTTCTCTAAAAATAGTAATCCCAGTAACTATTTCAGTCccaatttttattcttcttttggCTGCTTTGGTTATTTACCGTATAGTCAAAACTTCAAGAAGACAGTCCGCTCCTCCTTCTAATGAGTGGCAATCCGGCCTGTCTTATTTGGAGATCTCAAATGCAACTGAAAACTTCTCTGAGGAAAATTTGATTGGTTCTGGCAGTTTTGGTTCTGTATACAAAGGAACTCTTGCTGATGGGGAAACTGCTGCAATTAAGGTACTAAAACTGCAACAGCAAGGAGCTTTAAAGAGCTTCATTGATGAATGCAATGCTTTGAGTAGTATACGACACCGTAACATCCTCAAGATCGTATCTTCATGCTCAAGTGTTGATTATGAAGGGAATGACTTCAAAGCTttagtttttgagttcatgCGGAATGGAAATCTGGACCAGTGGCTGCACCCAAGTACTGATGAGTATTGTCATTATAAGAAATTGAGCCTCATGCAGAGACTGAATATAGTGATAGATGTAGCATCAGCATTGGATTATCTCCACAACCAGTATGACACACCAATTGCACATTGTGATCTAAAGCCAAGCAATGTACTCCTTGATGAAGATATGATAGCTCATGTTGGTGACTTTGGATTGGCAAAATTCCTCTTTGAAGAATCCAATACTCCCtccaaaaatcaaacaatgtCAAATGGGCTCAAGGGTTCCGTTGGTTACATCCCTCCAG AGTACATCAACGGCTATGTTTCAATACTTGGAGATATATACAGCTATGGCATACTATTGCTGGAGATATTTACAGGAAAAAGACCAACAGATGATATGTTTAAAGATGATCTGAGCATTCACAAGTTTGTATTAATGGCCTTGCCCAGCCATGTCATGGATGTTCTTGACCTATCAATGttgcttgaagaagaaaacgaTCATGAAAAACATGAGGAAGAAGATTTGTTTCCAGACATTGAATCACAAGTTGCTCAAAAGAAATTGGAAGAATGCTTGGTTTCAGTGATGAGAATTGGAGTCATGTGTTCTGCAGCTTCGCCAAGAGATCGGGTGGGCATGAAATTTGTTGTTAACAATCTGCAAGCGATTAGATCAAAAATAAGAATGCGAGAAGAATGA